Genomic segment of Salvia hispanica cultivar TCC Black 2014 chromosome 2, UniMelb_Shisp_WGS_1.0, whole genome shotgun sequence:
GCTAAGGAATGCTTAAATACATTCACGAGAATCATTAATTAAGCGATACTGAGGAAATATGTGTGCATAAATGTCATCCCACAATCCAGGTGTGGAGATTTCAATGAGCACCGAATTGATAAACTCTTTGAGATAATGGTTTGTACAAACTGAAGGTTTGTACTTCGGTTTGTACAAACTGAAGGTCCACAAGAGAGCAAAATGTGTTAAGCTTGGATGATCTAGTCGCAGAAAAGGACAATTTATTGTTCTcgtttaatgcattttaaccTCTGTCGGGATGCCACATCATGAAAGTCCAATTTCTTTCAATTATACTTCAGCCATACGTTTTTACTTATGTGtgtccttttccttttttttttttaataaaattatgcttTTGTATTGCTCAATTTGTCCATTTATCTTGCAGATCCTTGGAACTGGAATGGATACACAAGACACATCCCCAGCAGTCCTGCTGTTTTTTGACAAGCAaagatttatatttaatgcTGGAGAAGTGAGCTAACTCGATCTTGTTTAGGTTTTTAGTTGGCTACCCCGAGATAATAAATTTAGTGGAACTTTTTTTTAGATAGCGAACTGTTTTCTGGGCATAATTTCCTTATACTTCTTTCCAGGGACTTCAACGCTTCTGCACTGAGCATAAGATCAAATTGTCGAAGGTATCTTTTTAATAGACATCCATGTAGCTTGTTCTCTTTTTAGCAATTCTGCAGATTGTTATACTTCTTTATGTGTTTTCTGCAGATTGATCACATATTTCTCTCACGTGTCTGCTCAGAAACTGCTGGTGGACTTCCAGGTAACTACCGTATTTCGTTTTATGTGGCGAACGATTTTACAGATACATGTGATTCTATGTCAACTACTTTCCGCGATAgaatcatagtattaaaatatgttactGGAAGTTACAACGTTTACTTGCTCACTACAGGTCTCTTATTGACTCTTGCGGGCATGGGAGACGAAGGAATGTCTGTAAGTATTATTTACTATTACGATGCTGTGTATCTGTATTTTAGTAACTTATGGTAGTAAACTTAGTTGAATCGCGATTGTGGAAAATTAACCGTAATTGTTCTCTGCGCTGAAGGTCAATATGTGGGGCCCCTCCGATTTGAAGTATTTGCTTGATGCTATGAAATCGTTCATCCCCAATGCTGCCATGGTTCATACGCGTAGCTTTGGGCCATCGCCTGGATCACCGAGTATGGTGCTGCAGAGATTGGATAATCCCTTTGTTCTAATTGATGACGAAGTGGTCAGAATATCTGCAGTTCTATTGAGACCAAATAAGGAAGAAGTGTCTCAAGGCGAAAATTCTCACAAACCAAGTTCTCCTGAACCTACTACAAATGCGACGAAGCCGGGTGATCTTtctgttatttatatttgtgaaTTACCAGAGATTAAGGGCAAATTTGACCCTAAAAAGGCTGCTGCTCTTGGATTAAGGCCCGGCCCAAAATACCGCGAGCTGCAACTTGGGAATCCTGTAAAGTCGGATAGTCAAGATATCATGGTAGATATTGCTTAAAgcttatatgttttttttttgtttttggctTTCAATCTTCTTCGTATTTCAGCCTCGTTTCCCATGTGGTGTGATATTCAGGTACACCCAAGTGACGTAATGGGTCCATCTGTTCCGGGGCCTATTGTCCTGCTGGTTGACTGCCCAACATTGTTGCATTTCCGGGATCTGCTAACCATACAATGCCTTGCCCCGTATTATGTAGATACAGCAAATGAGGTAAATGAAGGTTCCAAGATTGTGAATTGCGTAATTCATCTGACTCCCCTGAGCGTCGCTCGGACAGATGATTATCGAACGTGGATGTTGAAATTCGGAGCAGCTGAGCATATAATGGCAGGACATCAAATGTTGGTTTCTCTAAAAATTCTCTTTCCCGACTTTCTGGATTTTCGTTCTTTGACTACTTATTCATGCTTGACCTGTGGGAGCTGCAGGAAAAATATACAGGTGCCTATTTTGAAAGCAAGTGCTAGACTCGCAGCTCGTCTGAACTATTTGAGCCCTCAGTTTTTCCCGTCTCCGGGTTTCTGGACACTGCCGAACATGGGTTTACCATCCGAACATGAGGTACGCGttacaatattttcaaatcatgcgttttttcttatttagaCGATTCTCTGCTATTTAATCGTGATCTCACTTCTATCCCAGGATCTCTTGTTGGAAAACCAACAGATTTCGGCTGAGAATCTTCTCAAGGTATGCAAATCTCTACTACGACATCCTTTTTTTCTTGCATCGGATACATGTCGTTTCTTGCCTTATAAAGTAAAGCAATTGTAGCTCATTTATACTCATTGATGATAGTTTCATCTGCGTCCCTACGCCAATCTGGGGCTCGACAGATCAAGTATACCGAATCGATCATCTCATTCTGAGATCATTCAAGAGCTTTTGACAGAAATTCCGGAGGCTAGAGACGCCTCTGAGAATGCGACTCGTTTATTGTCAGATTGCGCGAGTATGACCGAAGAACCATGGTTGCTCGAAGATGCTGTCCCTAGCTGTCTTGAAGATATAACCAGAGAAGACATGGAGATTGTTCTTCTCGGTACCGGTTCTTCGCAACCCTCTAAGTATCGAAACGTTAGTTctattttcatcaatttattcTCCAAAGGAAGTATACTCTTAGACTGTGGTGAAGGAAGCTTGGGACAGCTAAAAAGAAGGTAAACAGTGTGCACCCTTTTTCTGCATTCGAGTTGTTCGAGTTTTTCTTCCCGGACCGTCTTTGTCTTACCTCGTGTCGTTGATATGTTGCAGATTCGGAGTCCAAGGTGCGGACGAAGCTATAAGAGGTCTGAAATGCATCTGGATTTCGCACATCCACGCTGATCACCACACGGGCCTTGCAAGAATCCTTGCCCTACGTCGTGATCTGTTGAAGGGATCGCCACACGAGCCCACCCTCGTCGTTGGCCCGAGGCAGCTCAAGAGGTTTCTTGACGCCTACCAGAGGCTCGAGGATCTGGACATGCAATTTCTCGACTGCAATCATACAACCGAAGCTGCATTGGAGGCTTTTGATTTGAAAGAAGGAAATCCTACGAATCACACAAGCATGAACGTCGATTCTTCTCTGTTTGCTCGAGGCAGTCCCATGCGGAGCTACTTGACGAAGCCACCACCAAGTCCTGCCGCTCAAATTCTCAAGTCGCTGAAGAAGGTTCTTGGAGAAGCCGGATTAGAAGCGCTGGTGAGCTTCCCCGTCATTCATTGCCTCCAAGCTTACGGCGTCGTGCTGCAAGCTGCGAGCAGGATCAACAGCGTTGGTAAAACCATTCCCGGTTGGAAAGTCGTCTACTCAGGCGACACCAGACCCTGCTCGGAACTTGTCAGGGCTGCCCATGGCGCCACCGTGCTCATTCACGAGGCAAGTGATGacactactactattacttcTACATGGCAAATACTTATGTACATCCGAATGTATGGTGCACACTAGTCTATACAGTGAATTTAGGTTAGTCAGATGCACCGTCTTCTTGCTAACTGAAACGTAGGTTAGCCAGATGCACCGTGCGGCCGGATGTACGGTGCACACTAGCCCCCAGTCTGAGTTTTAAGTGAGGGAGATGCACCGTGCGGCCAGATGTATGGTGCACACTAGTCTCCAGTCAGAGTTTTAAGTAAGGAAGATGCACCGTGCATCCAGATGTATTGTGCAATTAGAATGTAGTTAAGACATGTGTACCTTGCATCTGGATGTACAGTGCACACCTGTCTAATTAGAATTTAGTTAAGACAGATATATACCGTGCATCTGGATGTACCCGAAGTATATGCTTATTTCAGAATGCTCTTACTATCTCGGACTCTCCGGTTGACAGTTTTATCGTTCCTGTTTGCAGGCGACCTTCGAAGATGCGATGATGGACGAGGCGGTGGCTCGGAACCACAGCACGACGATGGAGGCAGTTGAAATGGGGGACTCTGCGGGCGCGTATAGGATCATACTGACTCATTTCAGCCAGAGATACCCGAAGATCCCGGTGTTTGACGAAACGCATATGCATAAAACGTGCATCGCGTTCGACATGATGAGCGTCAACTTAGCAGATGCTCATGCGCTGCCTAGAGTGCTGCCATATCTCAAAGTTTTGTTTAGAGATGAAATGACTGTTGATGAATCTGAGGATGTGTAAGCTTAGATACTGCACTTGTTGCTAAcctttaatactcctatatttttctcatttaacGAAgccactattttttcatttcactttGATAGTTTTGGAAGATGTAAATACCTTGGTTTGGAACACAAGCGAATATGATTATGAAGCCTTTATCAGTtggaaaattaaatgtctTGGCCAAAATCTCATTGTGGGAGTAGTGGTATAAACTTATCTGTTGcaattataatagtaatgaactaaatataAAGCACAAGCTGGAATAGCTCAGTTGGTTAGAGCGTGTGGCTGTTAACCACAAGGTCGGAGGTTCAAGCCCTCCTTCTAGCGTTTCTGTTGGTGtttttggatatatttttccaatttttatgGATGTATAATTATTAGAACTATTTATGATTGACCactaatttacaattataaggtactatattatttatgttttatccataaattaataattttggtaaatttTCCAGTAGCtcaagtttttaaattttacttagACAAACACTTAAATCGGAGTTCAGGTTGCATTTCTCTTCTAATCACAACTTATCCATTCATTTCTTCGACATTAATCGATTCATACCTCCACTTAATTCCGAGCCCACAAATAACGACAATTCTGTAAAGACTCGCTTTTGCTACGACTCTTGACCAAATCCGCGCCTACGAGCCGAAGTAATTTTACCTTTCCTTTACCAATAtgacataattttgttttgttattaaCCTTTGAAGAAATTAGCACACACCATATCTGAAAACTGATAAGATGAACAAGCAGCACCATACATTGACCAACTTATCCTACAAACAAACATGCATCATCTTCTCCTCCCAAACTCCCCTGCCTTCCAACCTTTTTCGACATCGTCAAAGCTTATTCGAGGCATAACTCACTTAACATGATATTACTTCGACTCAACCCTCAAAACTCAACCACCTCACTCTTCCCAAACTCCCACCATTTCACCACAAAATTGCCATCATCCAAGCCGCCCAATCACCTCAACTTCTCCACAATCAAGAAACTCAGAGCTCTCCAAACTGCCACCGATGCCGACCAATCCGACTCCGTGCAGCCATCCCCGCCCGAACACGAGGAGCCTCCAGTTGTCAACTTCGCATTCGTCCACGTCAGTATTTCTcttttgatttcaatttttttttttaaacaattgttcaaatttttaatattcgCAGTCGGTTTTGCTGCCGGATGGAACGCCGGATGTGCATTACCGGAAGGCCTGTGGAGGGCAGAAATTGAGAGAGATAATGCTTGATAACAATCTTGAATTGTATGGACCATATGTAAGAAATaaaccattttatttaattttttatatttgtgatgAATAAAATACGAGACTGAAATATGATATCCCCCGATTGCAGTCTAGGCCTCTGCTAAACTGTGGGGGAGGTGGAACTTGTGCTACATGTATGGTTGAGGTGACATCTATTTCACATATGTATCTAATTTTTCAACGGTACTATCTAATTGTAGATTAATTAGCTTACATTTTGCctcattatttttggtattttaatgTTAGTAGGTTGTTGAAGGAAGGGAATTATTGAACCCTCGAACagaaaaagagaaggaaaagcTTAAAAAGGTAATCCATTTTCGTTGATATTCCCAGGGACGGAgccaaaaaataatctcaagaggggcaaaaatatatatagagaaaattttgaagaatttaGAAGGGGCATTTAGTGAGTAAATGAtgtaaattaacaaaaaaatatagaaatttataTGTTAGTAGAAAATTTTGAGGAGCCACGTAGCTATTCATTGGATCCGTCCCTGGATATGCCGAGCATTAAGAAGTTGAACACTTACACTATAACGTATTTTTAGTACTTCACATGACTAAGAAGTAAAacactgaaaaataaaaataatttgtgtgGCACGTTCTTATTGAGCAACAGAGCGTTGTGTGCTCTTGCACGAACGACCTGTAACACGTGCTCAAGAAACACTGTTGTGGATATCctgaatatttttatacaaaagTAATTTATAGGAAGTGTGCTTTTTatgtgtattaattttattaaatttatgggTAATTTCAGAAGCCCAAAAATTGGAGACTTGCCTGTCAGGCGATTGTTGGTGAACCAGATTCAAGAGGGCTGGTTTGTCATTTTACCCTTTCTCAATTTGCATATTATTCTACTTAGATGTAAAAGAccaagtaaaaaaattaaactgaTTAGtgtaataaatactagtactataacaTAATTGTGATGGataattcataattcattGCAGGTTGTGATCCAACAACTTCCGGAATGGAAAGCTCACAGCTGGAATTATGCAAAAGAGCTTCCTGAAGATGTTttgcaaatatgaaaatcttttttacttttttttcattttataataatttttattttcattttgggttGCTAAAATCTGTAGTTTTTTCATAGatgtaaaaggaaaaaagtatgGTGAAATAAAAAGTCATAACATTATTGAGACATTTATGGTTTActtggagtatttttttagtttggaaAAGTTCTTTAGTATTATCAAGAGtgatatataattcaaattttttgattCAATGAGTactaattcaataattaaaatattcatgatTGATAgagaaaaaacatataaaaagtaCTACCAAAAGCATTCATCACATAAACGGGACCATCAAACCAACTCCAAAGGAATCATTCCACAAACCAATTCAGcatttcaatttcatcaataaaaacggatcttcaacattcaaaccaattcaacaatttaaaagaggaaaaggaaaatgattcccACTTCCCTTTATAACAAAGggattttgcattttagtcCTCAAACAAACCGGAAATCATTAATCATCCAACAAATTTTACACACTTAGAAATCAGTCGAAAGTGGTGCATGCTCGTGGTGCATGAACACGTTGCTGTAGATCGCCCCGGCCAGGCCACCGCCGATGAGTGGCCCAACCCAGTACACCCAGATCCCATCGTAGTCACCGCTGGCCACAGCTGGGCCGAAGGACCGGGCCGGGTTCATGGATCCACCAGAGAAAGGCCCAGCAGCCAAAATGTTGGCTCCCACAATGAAACCAATTGCAATTGGCGCAATCGTGCCCAGTGATCCCTTCTTGGGATCAACTGCGGTGGCGAACACAGTGTACACCAACGCGAATGTGATGATTATCTCCATCACGACTCCCTGGACTGCTCCAACTCCAGCAGCCAACCCGTGAGTCGGGATCGCCTGCATCATTTTAAATTCGGCTTATAAATTGTTGGCCCGTCCTAGTAGCCCATTATGTAACATTTTAGTGGTCCAACAGTATGTCACAATGCCAAGGCAAAAGAGTAATTTCACAATTATTCATAAGATGTTACTATGCTTAATAATTGAATTAGTACTTAATTAGACTTACCAAACCGCCGGTGACGACGGAGAGCAAGAAAGAAGCGACAATGGCGCCCAAGAGCTGAGCAATCCAGTAGAATATTCCGGTGAGGATGGTGATCTGGCCGCCGACGGCCAACCCGAAGGTGACGGCGGGGTTGACGTGGCCGCCGGAGATGTTGGCTCCAATCGAAACGGCTACAAAGAGAGCGAATCCGTGGGCGACCGCCACGGCCACCAGCCCAGCCGGGTCTAGGGCCGCGTCTGCCGTCACCTTGTCTGTTTAAACAACGTGACGGGAGACAAATTAAATCAGCAAATTGGAATAGTAATTTTGCATGAATGCATGCATGATTTAGGCCTTAATcaatttgctttatttattttataggggctaatgtataatttattttgtttacaaGGGGTGGACcgcaatttttttatatataggaATTGTGCAAtgatttacaaaaaaatatcaaatattttgatgataaaattataagaatgaTTATTTGGTAGGGGGCTTAAGCCTCGCTGCAGTAGAGAGAGTATGTAGGTGTAATAGTACTTACTGTAAGCGATGGCCGAGCCAACGCCAGCAAAGACGAAGAGCAAGGTGGAGATGAACTCGGCGACGTATGCCTTGATCGAGGCGACACTGAATGAGTCATCGAATCGGCCGAAAGCGATTCCTGGCATTTTCTTTATTCACTTGTGAGGAGGAGAGGTGTGAGAGAGTGAAGAGAGGAGATGTTGGAATGTTTTTGAGGTACAAGGGGCACTTTCTATGTCACATTTATATACTACGAAGTCCACGTATtgtttgatttaaataatttgggGGTGTGAATTTGagatgtatatttatttatttttaattagtttcgTTTCATAATAAGTTAGTATTTGCCCTGGGCCTGCATCCTACATGGACAATTCTATCCACTACGTGaccattattatttaatatagtttTCTCTATTGCtgtgaaataataaaatgttcaTAAGTAAACTGTGTTATATggttttcatttaatttcgTCACGGTTTTGATAGTGACTATAACTTGATCAAATTGTTTTGCATTGTGTAATCCAATTTAGTTTAATGGACCATCACCAAATTTAACAGCtaaatattgaattgaattaggATCGATAGTAATAGTTacaatttctaattattataaaaaagtcAAATATGAATTGTCTGATTGTCTCCATCACTTCGTTTAAGGATCACATACACATATGTACATTCTCCACCATATATTTCACATCTAGATTTTCATAGAAAataatcccaaaaaaaaaatcatataaccttagataatttttaatttggtaatCCACGCAATTATTTTATCACCCCATCCAAAAATAGTCGTTTtggaatatattttcatttatagacATGAACTCACATAAATGCtcaatagtactccctccatccccgattaaaagtcacacttttccatttcggttcgtccccaattaaaagtcacacttcatttttatcataaatagtaagtaggtcacacattccactgactcaattcactcacattttattataaaaccaatataaaaaaatgggtctcacattccactaacttttttaaccaacttttttttacatttcttaaaactcatgcccggttaaagtgtgactcctaatcggggacagatggagtagtatataatatttttaccacatgatttgtcattttttacaTCCAAATTATTAATGAGTCATGTTATATAGGAAAGaaaagtattaaaattgaataattatttcacTCACACCACAtcaaatacttaaaaaaaaaggctcaaaatattagtataatataaaCATACACTAGTTTTGAAATagatatatacaaaaatagatAAGGATGTGAGATGGTGAATGTAATTCCAAATAGATCCAATCAAAAAAGGGAATAGAGGCTTAGCTGTCAAGAACGTGATGCGGTGGAAGTGTCTGGAAAATGTTCGACCTCAATAATATGTCCATGTGAACAACCAATTAAAATGCAGAATGAAATTGCTGTGGTCCCTACGGACGAGCcccttttttttagttataaattTACTTTAATGTGCAATAGTCTAGAAAttatataaagataaataattaggATGCATTTAAATGGTATTGTTCATTTGCATTTAAAGTCTTTGAGACTTTGATTGCCTATAGGTGTAGTTTAGAGCTTGTATTATTCACTTGTATACATTATGAATTTTCGTTGCTTGTtgtgattcaattttttttcaatgaaCTAGTAcaaaatactccaattatcaAATGACAAGTTCAAGATTTGATATAACATGGGAAATGTACAcaacaaatatagaaaatcaatAATGATAACAATTAAATAGATCGTGAAAAACAGTCACAACCAACCTTGCAGTCGTAGAAGTTGAACACCAATATGAAACCAATCTCCACCAATGGTATACAAATACTAAAAGAAGGAATCAACAAGACGATCCAACCAACAACACGGATGGTGTATTGGCGTGTATTTTGTGAATATTGTTTAGTACTTTTCCATCGACTTAGAGCTTGTGTGAATTGTGATactattctttcttttatagaTAACATCACACTGAGTTCAACTCGTTTACTCATCTTGTGTTTATTTGTagtttctcttttatttatagcTTTTCTTTTGTAGTACTCTCCCGTCCTAAGGAGGACTAATACTAGTTCGTCATCAATCTTTATAACGATTCAAACTCcgaatatattaattagaatagaatCGTCTTACAAGCTATCATTGTCTATCTCCATATATGTACCGAAATCCGTCTGTGATGAAATTCGACTATTTTTTACCTCAAAATCACTACAACTTAACTATGCTGCAACGCATTAGTTCcatcttcatttttatatttttatgtttatttaattactactccgtGAAGAGGGGATGGGGCCAAGACCTCCATTGGGCCACATAGTGCGCCGACCAACTAATCAATACCTTACCTTTTTGCTAGGTTTCcttttccacttttttattagaattgaaatttttgtgGATAGGATTACGGAGgactatgatattaatatatataagtggatTACgggatttaaattattttaataatgtaattaaaCTATAGATCAGGTAAAGACATGGTTAGATAAGAGGAATCTTGATTTGATTAAGGTGTTTGGTTCGAATAAAGAAATGGTTCTATTATCTGGAGATAAGGTATGCGTTCgaatttataagtatttttggctttttttctGATAATTTTAATCGTTCGATTTCCTCAAAAAGAGACTTTTCAATTGGCATACTTAAGAAATAACGATCTTATTTAATTAGCAATGATTGTGCTCAAGAGCTaattaatacttataattaatgATGACACAATGGGTTGTCAATgtcatatactcatatacaggtaaaaaaaatgtattctttGCATATATCGAAGTGCTAGTTGCTAACTAATCCTTATATTTTACTTCGTTACAAAATGGATTCAACTTTAAaagcattttaattattaatatcacaatattttgaattgtctTAAATTCATCTCTTTTCTTaatttggagttgagattTAAATGTTCATCAAGCCTTAcagttgaaaattaatttatttgagatttagaagcaaaataatgataataatcacaaatttattGCAAATGAAAGACTAGGACATTATTAAAACGTtcgaaaatagtagtagtatctaATTTATAGCAATATCGAAAAGTGGGGATTTAACAACCAAATTATCtctatttagaaatatatggcCTCTAAATTTAAAGGgttgacaaattttatggtctttttaaccaaaatttgatcaagttaaaaataataatacaaattgTGAGATCGATGATTCTTATATTTCTCAGAACCACCTTCGCTACTgcccatttaattttataaaataaatctaatCTCAATCTGATCGACTGATTGgggtaatttaaaatatgaatttaattcttaAGTACTgcccatttaattttatagaataTATCAAATCTCAATCTGATTGACTGACTGGGGTGATTTTAAATACTTATGAATTAATTCCTATTTACTGTACTCTATTTTATAGGTGAAATTTTGATTGGGGTGATTTTAAATATgagttatttcctttttacaGTACTCTATTTTAtgagtaaattttaaatggaCGTATTCCTTTATACTACCTTAGAATTGTGTGGAAAAAGTGGTGGGATTCAATAGGTGGGAGTGGATTTTCATATTGTGTGTGTAAATATATGTACTAGCACCTTCTTTGTGTAGTTTTGCGTGTTAactcttttaatttcaattattggtGCAAAATCTTTCAAGATTCGAATCAATTCAATTTACAGTTTTCTAAAATGATTATGTACATAGACCTATTTTAGCATGATTTGAAGACGACGTAGCGTTAagaatattgtttatttatctatttttagaaagtaaAACTCCATTagtccataaaaaattattttcgatgaaattttaatatgaaagtgataaaatattaaaaaaagataaaaagtgaataatagtatattggaaataattttttatttttaatataagactaattttaatagacgaacaaaaataaaaatataaaactaaacgatgaagaacaaatttaagaaaaatatacctTCTTAAAAACTAACAACTCCAAAATTAGAAGGTAAATGGATTGAAGGTAAAATGACTATAATTTGGGAtgaaaacaatataatatataaatcgaATTCAAATCTTATACtgcaatcattttaaaatatagtaaatttcagttttatctttttcatttaatttataattactaGCTGTCACGCTATATATATTATCTcagtatattaatttatttataatttatgctATGATGACTACAACTTCATCACTTGTAACATTTGCATACGGAAACTTTTTCCACTCGCAATATACTAATTTTGTAAACACTATTCTACTCCACTATAAAGGGTGAAATAAatgttcctttttttttcttttaagaaATTAGTAATCCATGGAATGTCATGAATATATAAAGACGATATATCGCTTTCCAATCCCAGCCattgaggaaaaaaataaaatagacatCTACTTTGGATGCGATCAAATGATAGGAGGCAAATAAAAAGCATAATTATCAAAGAAAACGATTCTTTtcgaaagaaaaaagaagaataatgATTGTTGGACGGCCCTAACTATGCACGATGTCAAAATGGTCggtgtaaaaaaataaattgtgacAATGATTTTCATTGGGTCCAACTTAGGtcggttttattttaatactacaaaGTTTCAAccacataattaatttactatgTATGTACGGTTTCACATTTTCTACTTCCAAATTGATAACAATACCAAGagttgtatttatttatttattttctcttcaactACTGATTATTAGATAAAAATGTTGTTTCAAGGTTGGTTTCCTTGTAATTAGCAAAAACCAAAGTTGCTCGCTAATTGCAAAACACCTAGCACATGCATA
This window contains:
- the LOC125205612 gene encoding tRNAse Z TRZ4, mitochondrial, with the translated sequence MPQTTNLRLLLSSANHRYRHPLSAAASFHLPQNLSFSASLPFLLKTHLRNRKSPPIFHTFSSYSKKQHSSKNENRNSRPFSRNKSSLRETVKKMDSGSEKGGVLAMEERERSAGFNKKRAEGRDESDRPKKLQLKVRTLNPANTIAYVQILGTGMDTQDTSPAVLLFFDKQRFIFNAGEGLQRFCTEHKIKLSKIDHIFLSRVCSETAGGLPGLLLTLAGMGDEGMSVNMWGPSDLKYLLDAMKSFIPNAAMVHTRSFGPSPGSPSMVLQRLDNPFVLIDDEVVRISAVLLRPNKEEVSQGENSHKPSSPEPTTNATKPGDLSVIYICELPEIKGKFDPKKAAALGLRPGPKYRELQLGNPVKSDSQDIMVHPSDVMGPSVPGPIVLLVDCPTLLHFRDLLTIQCLAPYYVDTANEVNEGSKIVNCVIHLTPLSVARTDDYRTWMLKFGAAEHIMAGHQMKNIQVPILKASARLAARLNYLSPQFFPSPGFWTLPNMGLPSEHEDLLLENQQISAENLLKFHLRPYANLGLDRSSIPNRSSHSEIIQELLTEIPEARDASENATRLLSDCASMTEEPWLLEDAVPSCLEDITREDMEIVLLGTGSSQPSKYRNVSSIFINLFSKGSILLDCGEGSLGQLKRRFGVQGADEAIRGLKCIWISHIHADHHTGLARILALRRDLLKGSPHEPTLVVGPRQLKRFLDAYQRLEDLDMQFLDCNHTTEAALEAFDLKEGNPTNHTSMNVDSSLFARGSPMRSYLTKPPPSPAAQILKSLKKVLGEAGLEALVSFPVIHCLQAYGVVLQAASRINSVGKTIPGWKVVYSGDTRPCSELVRAAHGATVLIHEATFEDAMMDEAVARNHSTTMEAVEMGDSAGAYRIILTHFSQRYPKIPVFDETHMHKTCIAFDMMSVNLADAHALPRVLPYLKVLFRDEMTVDESEDV
- the LOC125205615 gene encoding photosynthetic NDH subunit of subcomplex B 3, chloroplastic, producing the protein MILLRLNPQNSTTSLFPNSHHFTTKLPSSKPPNHLNFSTIKKLRALQTATDADQSDSVQPSPPEHEEPPVVNFAFVHSVLLPDGTPDVHYRKACGGQKLREIMLDNNLELYGPYSRPLLNCGGGGTCATCMVEVVEGRELLNPRTEKEKEKLKKKPKNWRLACQAIVGEPDSRGLVVIQQLPEWKAHSWNYAKELPEDVLQI
- the LOC125205614 gene encoding aquaporin TIP2-1, with translation MPGIAFGRFDDSFSVASIKAYVAEFISTLLFVFAGVGSAIAYNKVTADAALDPAGLVAVAVAHGFALFVAVSIGANISGGHVNPAVTFGLAVGGQITILTGIFYWIAQLLGAIVASFLLSVVTGGLAIPTHGLAAGVGAVQGVVMEIIITFALVYTVFATAVDPKKGSLGTIAPIAIGFIVGANILAAGPFSGGSMNPARSFGPAVASGDYDGIWVYWVGPLIGGGLAGAIYSNVFMHHEHAPLSTDF